The genomic DNA GGTTCCAAAAGTTTTTTCTAGCACAAAGCTAAACATGTCTTCCATCAGCTGCATACCATCTTGCCAGCTAGCGTAAGCCCAATACCATTCCATTGCGATATGCTCTGGCAGATGCTCTTCTGTATAATTTTCGTTTCTAAAACGCGGCCCGATATCGTAGACTTTTTCGTAACCGCCGCCTATCAATCTTTTAAGTGGCAGCTCATGACTAATGCGTAAATAAAAATCCTGATCCAGCGCATCCATGTGAGTAACAAATGGGTTCGCGTCAGCCCCGCCAGTTGTGTGCTCAAGTACTGGGATGTTTACTTCCAAAAACCCACGCTCATTCATAAAATCTCTGGTAGCCTGCCAAAACTTACTACGCCTAATGTATCGCTGTTTTACTTCATCATTGACATTGGTATCTATGTATCTACGACGTAGGCGCTGTTCTTTGTCAGTAAAACCCTCCTGACGTGTTGGCATCGGCCTCAAAGCTTTGGAAAGCAAGCGCATAGTTTTTACTTCGACCGATATTTCGCCGGTCTGGGTTCTAACCACTTCGCCTCTAGCCTCAACGAAATCGCCACTGTCGAGCAGTGGTAATTCTTCTGGCACTGCCAGCTCGCTATCAGCCCGTTTCGGGTTGCCAGATTGGTTATCCGCCTTAACAAAAAGCTGCAGTTCACCACTAGCATCTTTTATGACCACGAACGCTATTTTGCCAAACTTACGGATTGAGACTATGCGACCAACCACACCGACCGTCGCACCTTCTAGCTGGTCGAAGTCATTCAATATCTGCCCTAAATTGTGTGTACGATTAGAATCTGCCGGGTATGGGTTTATGCCAAGCTTTCTCAGCTCTTCAAGTTTGCGCAGTCGCTCATCACGAAAATCTTTTAGTGTTGCCATATGTAATTGATTATAGATTATAGATTATAGAATTCCGAATTTTGTGGGACCATTAAGTTGCACTGACCCAAATAGACATAAAATCTACCCGCAGCGAACTACTACTAACTACTAACTACTAACTACTAACTACTAACTACTAACTACTAACTACTAACTACTAACTACTAACTACTAACTACTAACTACTAACTACTAACTTATGATATTTCAGCTACTTTGTAACTATCAATGCCTGCCGGCGTCTTGATTTCTACTTGGTCGCCAACTTTTTTACCGATTAATGCCTGGCCAATTGGCGATTCATCGCTAATTTTACCTTTAAGAGGGTCAGCTTCAACTGTGCCTACTACCTGGAACTCTTTCGCCTTACCGTCGTCGCTCTTGAGCTTCACGTTACTACCCATGGCAACTTTGTTATCGCCTTTGGGTTTTGCAATCACTTCAACATTTAGAAGTATATTTTCAATATCAGAAATTCTGCCTTCGGCTTTGTTCTGCTCTTCACGCGCTGAGCTATACTCAGCATTCTCGGCCAAATCACCAAATTCACGAGCGGTCTTTATACGCTCGGCTACCGCCGTTCGCTGACTCTTAAGTAGTTCTAGCTCTTTCTCAAGTTCGGCCACCCCTTCTTTGGTCAAGTGAAACTGCTTTTTCATGAAATAAAATATCCTTTTTAGGTTACTAGATTTATCTACCGTCGCTTGTTGGTTTTTGCCTGAACTTACTGGAGTTTCCTCCGCACATAACGCCCAACTAGTCTTTACTATACCAAGCTTAAAAGGACTTGGCTAGACTTTTATCGCCGCTACTAAATCTTCAATTTTGACCATTTGTATGTCTGAGCTTGTTCTCTCTTTTAGCTCAACCGAACCCCCCGACAGTGTACGTTCGCTAATTACAACTCTGAAAGGGATGCCCAGCAAGTCGGCGTCAGCGAATTTTTCACCAGGGCGTTCATCTCTATCATCATAAAGCACCTCAATACCAGCATCTTCTAAATTATGATAGATTTCTTCGGCGGCTTTTGAGACCGATTCTGCTTGCCCTACCGTTGCAAGATAGACCCTAAAAGGCGCTACTTCTGCTGGCCAAACAATGCCTTTTTCATCTGCAAATTTCTCAACAATCACTCCCATAACTCTAGTAATACCTATACCGTAACTACCAATATAGAGCGATTTTCTGGTACCACTTGAATCGGTATAAAACAGTTCCATTTCATCCGTTTTCTGAGTACCAAAATTAAAAATATTGCCGACCTCGGCTGTTTTTATAGGCTCTAACTCTTGCCGGTTTATCCCGAGCTCTTTGATGGCTTCGTCGATAACCTCTTCATTGACTGCGATATTCTTCTCTCGATGAAGATAAATAACATCTTCGCCAGCACCACAGATAGTCTGGAATTCGTGGCTAAACTTAGTGAACGCGCCGCCACTAGCGAAGGTCACATAAGTATCGCCGCCAAGCCCTAATCTTTCGTAGACCCTTTTATAAGCTTCGATAGTTTGATTGTAGTAATCGTCCAAATCTTCTGCAGATTCATGAAAACTGTACATGTCTTTCATGACAAACTCACGACCACGCATAATGCCGCTTTTGGCTCTCAGTTCATTGCGTAGTTTGGTTTGGAACTGATATAAGCTTGCAGGCAAATCTTTGTAGCTATGTATGTGCTGCTTCATCATTTCCACAATTGGTTCCTCGTGACTCCAGCCCAGACCAAGCTCTATGCCGTCTTGCATTTTGGTTTTGAACCAAACATCGACCACTTTATCATCCCAGCGGCCAGTTTTCTCCCATATTTCTCTGCGTTGCAGACTACTCATAATGACTTCTTGGCTACGAACTTTGTTCATTTCCTCGCGGACAACTTGCTTGATCTTTTCTATTACTCTAAGTCCCAGCGGTAAATAATCGTAGACTCCGGCCATTTCCTTAAAAACATAGCCTGCTCGAATTAATAATTGGGCATTCTTTGCGACTTCGTCGGCTGGCGCCGTTTTGGAAGTGCGAGTAAATAATTCACTTCGTCTCATATAAGTGTTATTTTACTTTACGAGAAAGAGAAACACAAAGGCTAGCGAGTTCTTTAGAGCGTGTAGCATAATCGGGGCTGTTATAGTCCCAGTTCTTTTATACAGCTTAATCAAGAAGACAGACAGAATCGCCGTGTCAATCCCGGCCGCCCAGTTGAGCGGCTTTCCGCCAATAAACTCTAGATGAGCCGCTCCAAAAAGTAAGGTAGTTATAGTTGCGGCAATTAGATAGCCAACGTACCGATTTAGCCCCTTAAAAAGCAGACCTCTAAACATTAGCTCCTCACCGATTGGCACAGCCACACATAGCGCAAGAAAAACAATTGATAATTGCCAGCCTGCCGCATTCTTAAATCCTATGTCTTGCTCCATTTCGGTATCAACTCTGGGTAGAGTCTGGCTTATTAGTAACATTGCGGCCCACGAAACCAGTAGATAAAGGAGAAAAACTTTTACTACTTTCCACAATAGCGATAACGTAGGTTTCTGAAGATTAAAAACAGTTTTTAGCTTACGATCATAGAATTGCACCATAACCCAGACACCTGCAACAACTAATGCTTCAATCATTAGTACGAGAACAAACTGCGTCAGTATAGAATCAGTTAGTAGATTTTCAATTTTTGCAGCGTCAAACCCACCGGCAGCACTTAGAAATATTCCTAACAATATCATTGCCAGAAACTGTGCACCTACAAATATCGCAGCGCTACCAGTTACAACTTTTAATGACTCAGTTAGCTTTTTAAGTAGTGAGAAAGTACCCTGCTGCGGATTCTTTTTTTTAGAGGTTGTGATAGACATTAGTAAAACCGTTTTACGTCGACAATAGTTATAAGAATGAACAATAACATAAGGATTGCAAAACCAGTACCATGAATTCTCTCTTCGGTCTCTTTACTCAGAGGTCTTTTGGCGTAACGAAACAGCATCATCACAAATAACCTACCACCATCGAGCGCCGGTATCGGCAGCACGTTCATAATCGCCAGCGTCAGAGAGATTACGGCAATGATCACTAGCAAAAAGTTTATTCCCAGCCTACTGCCCTCTTGAAGAATCTTAAAAATTCCTAACGGTCCTGAAACTTGCTCGCTAGCCGTTGTCGTGTCTCCTTTGACCAGACTACTTAGCGCCCTTCCTATACCCTTAAAAGTCTCCTTGGTGATCTGGTAACTCAAAACCACACCTTGGATCGGCGCGCTCCAAGTGCTACGAGTCTGCGTAAACTCGCTTGGTAAAACTCCCATGAATCCTTTGGGGTTATCGGTGCTATTGCTAGCTTCAACTTCTTCATTGGAGCGCAAATTTACGCTTGCGGTTTTTATAGTTCGATCACGTTCGTATTCGACAGTTATAGTTTTGCCGGCATTACTGCTAGTAGCGGCTCTCAGGCCATCGGCAGAACTAAAAAGTTTGCAGGTCTGGGCCTCCGAACAATCATCGCTGCTGTATCTTAGCAGCCTATCTCCAACCCTTAAGCCCGCGCTGCTAGCCGGGCTGTCGGGCTCAATATAACCGACATACACGTCATTTCGAACAATTTTTGTGTCCGATTTTATACTAAATTGATGTGGGATTAACTTCGGTAACCCCGTCATCGCTAGCAAGGTAAAGAGGCTAATCGCAACCACTAAATTCATTACCACGCCGGCCAGCATAATCCGAATCTTATCGGCATCACTTGCCGCGCCGAAACTCCCCTTACTGCGGTCGGCATCGTGCTCGCCTTTGAGTTTTACAAAACCGCCTAG from Candidatus Saccharibacteria bacterium includes the following:
- a CDS encoding prolyl-tRNA synthetase, coding for MRRSELFTRTSKTAPADEVAKNAQLLIRAGYVFKEMAGVYDYLPLGLRVIEKIKQVVREEMNKVRSQEVIMSSLQRREIWEKTGRWDDKVVDVWFKTKMQDGIELGLGWSHEEPIVEMMKQHIHSYKDLPASLYQFQTKLRNELRAKSGIMRGREFVMKDMYSFHESAEDLDDYYNQTIEAYKRVYERLGLGGDTYVTFASGGAFTKFSHEFQTICGAGEDVIYLHREKNIAVNEEVIDEAIKELGINRQELEPIKTAEVGNIFNFGTQKTDEMELFYTDSSGTRKSLYIGSYGIGITRVMGVIVEKFADEKGIVWPAEVAPFRVYLATVGQAESVSKAAEEIYHNLEDAGIEVLYDDRDERPGEKFADADLLGIPFRVVISERTLSGGSVELKERTSSDIQMVKIEDLVAAIKV
- the lysS gene encoding lysine--tRNA ligase, with product MATLKDFRDERLRKLEELRKLGINPYPADSNRTHNLGQILNDFDQLEGATVGVVGRIVSIRKFGKIAFVVIKDASGELQLFVKADNQSGNPKRADSELAVPEELPLLDSGDFVEARGEVVRTQTGEISVEVKTMRLLSKALRPMPTRQEGFTDKEQRLRRRYIDTNVNDEVKQRYIRRSKFWQATRDFMNERGFLEVNIPVLEHTTGGADANPFVTHMDALDQDFYLRISHELPLKRLIGGGYEKVYDIGPRFRNENYTEEHLPEHIAMEWYWAYASWQDGMQLMEDMFSFVLEKTFGTKKFNLRGFEVDFAKPWAKLDYASVIKAEYGIDVFDCTLEQVQKALKEHKLEVEKTDNIPRSIDKLWKRIRAGVAGPAWLINTPLFISPLAKTNLENPDTVQRFQAVIAGSELCNGYSELNDPIDQLNRFLEQEAMRASGDAEAQMLDIDYVEMLEYGMPPTCGLGFSERVFWIFEGVSAREGVPFPQMRHEIDDVTKSIYSELKF
- a CDS encoding CPBP family intramembrane metalloprotease — encoded protein: MSITTSKKKNPQQGTFSLLKKLTESLKVVTGSAAIFVGAQFLAMILLGIFLSAAGGFDAAKIENLLTDSILTQFVLVLMIEALVVAGVWVMVQFYDRKLKTVFNLQKPTLSLLWKVVKVFLLYLLVSWAAMLLISQTLPRVDTEMEQDIGFKNAAGWQLSIVFLALCVAVPIGEELMFRGLLFKGLNRYVGYLIAATITTLLFGAAHLEFIGGKPLNWAAGIDTAILSVFLIKLYKRTGTITAPIMLHALKNSLAFVFLFLVK
- the greA gene encoding transcription elongation factor GreA, which gives rise to MKKQFHLTKEGVAELEKELELLKSQRTAVAERIKTAREFGDLAENAEYSSAREEQNKAEGRISDIENILLNVEVIAKPKGDNKVAMGSNVKLKSDDGKAKEFQVVGTVEADPLKGKISDESPIGQALIGKKVGDQVEIKTPAGIDSYKVAEIS
- a CDS encoding site-2 protease family protein — protein: MSLFLIILGLVLFICLVLVHEWGHYKAARSSGVDVEEFGLGFPPRIWGKKLKSGMLLSVNLLPLGGFVKLKGEHDADRSKGSFGAASDADKIRIMLAGVVMNLVVAISLFTLLAMTGLPKLIPHQFSIKSDTKIVRNDVYVGYIEPDSPASSAGLRVGDRLLRYSSDDCSEAQTCKLFSSADGLRAATSSNAGKTITVEYERDRTIKTASVNLRSNEEVEASNSTDNPKGFMGVLPSEFTQTRSTWSAPIQGVVLSYQITKETFKGIGRALSSLVKGDTTTASEQVSGPLGIFKILQEGSRLGINFLLVIIAVISLTLAIMNVLPIPALDGGRLFVMMLFRYAKRPLSKETEERIHGTGFAILMLLFILITIVDVKRFY